The Erpetoichthys calabaricus chromosome 13, fErpCal1.3, whole genome shotgun sequence genome has a window encoding:
- the gbp gene encoding glycogen synthase kinase binding protein translates to MPCRKENYIFLEQSVTVDSKEVDALVTKIGEALQLHNNATNGSSQRSVPCLHQHHCSGGGGGAKQGSARAACCLRLRTRAVRSRASPYSIPADADSEWSSLRSWNRKKGEVMDDDGDPHQLLQELILSGNLIKEAVRRLQFSAAERVDHAKSSDHLQY, encoded by the coding sequence ATGCCTTGTCGCAaggaaaattatatatttttggagCAGTCAGTCACTGTCGATTCGAAGGAGGTGGACGCTCTGGTCACGAAAATCGGCGAGGCACTGCAGCTACACAATAATGCTACGAACGGCAGTAGCCAGAGAAGCGTGCCTTGCCTTCATCAGCATCACTGTAGCGGCGGCGGTGGTGGAGCGAAGCAGGGCAGTGCCAGAGCTGCTTGCTGTCTGCGACTTAGGACCCGAGCTGTAAGGAGCAGAGCTAGCCCGTATAGTATCCCCGCGGACGCCGACTCAGAATGGAGCAGCCTGCGGAGCTGGAACCGAAAGAAGGGGGAAGTGATGGACGATGACGGCGACCCCCACCAACTCCTCCAAGAACTGATTTTGTCTGGAAACCTCATCAAAGAAGCCGTTAGACGTCTCCAATTCTCTGCGGCGGAACGTGTGGATCATGCAAAATCTAGCGATCATCTGCAATACTGA